The following are encoded in a window of Leptotrichia trevisanii DSM 22070 genomic DNA:
- a CDS encoding XRE family transcriptional regulator produces the protein MNIGNRLKELRKNNKLSMDTLIEKLNQKYNLRITKSMVSRWENNLSEPSSKFVTAYAKFFNVDLNYLAGITNFDSHNKYNAISHGNLIPVEITEIPMYGKASAGTGYINLSEEIGSYSIPKDIYKNGLFAIKVSGDSMNGFDKSIPDDSIAIVDPELCTNPISLNGKVCVFEYDDETYIKQLIIDKQGIVRLHSFNPDYDDIIILNTELLYCKGRVIRTFVENQW, from the coding sequence ATGAATATCGGCAACCGATTAAAAGAATTACGTAAAAATAATAAATTATCAATGGACACTTTAATTGAAAAACTGAATCAAAAATATAATCTACGTATAACTAAAAGTATGGTATCACGCTGGGAAAACAACTTATCAGAGCCAAGCAGCAAATTTGTTACTGCATACGCAAAATTTTTTAATGTTGATTTAAATTACCTGGCCGGTATAACAAATTTTGATTCTCACAATAAATATAATGCTATTTCCCATGGAAATTTGATTCCTGTCGAAATAACCGAAATCCCAATGTACGGTAAAGCCAGTGCAGGAACTGGCTACATCAATCTTTCAGAAGAAATTGGAAGCTATTCCATACCAAAAGACATCTATAAAAATGGACTTTTTGCTATAAAAGTTTCTGGCGACAGTATGAACGGCTTTGATAAAAGCATTCCAGATGATTCAATCGCCATTGTTGATCCTGAATTGTGTACTAATCCAATAAGTCTAAACGGTAAAGTCTGTGTATTTGAATATGATGATGAAACATACATAAAGCAATTAATAATAGATAAACAGGGAATTGTCAGATTACATTCATTTAACCCTGATTATGATGATATTATTATTTTAAATACCGAATTACTATATTGCAAAGGACGAGTAATCAGAACTTTTGTAGAAAATCAATGGTGA
- the mscL gene encoding large-conductance mechanosensitive channel protein MscL, which produces MFKEFKEFISKGNVMDLAVGVIIGAAFGKIVTSLVDDIIMPIIGIILGKIDFSNLKIIITPATKTAPEAAVKYGLFIQNVVNFLIMAFVIFLMVKFVNKLRKPASEAVEEVTEVIPTKEETLLAEIRDILKNK; this is translated from the coding sequence ATGTTTAAAGAATTCAAGGAGTTTATCTCAAAAGGAAATGTAATGGATTTGGCAGTTGGAGTTATAATTGGTGCTGCTTTTGGAAAAATAGTAACTTCGTTGGTTGATGATATAATTATGCCGATTATTGGGATTATTTTAGGGAAAATTGATTTTTCAAACTTAAAAATTATTATTACACCCGCTACAAAAACAGCTCCAGAAGCTGCAGTAAAATATGGATTATTTATCCAAAACGTAGTTAATTTCTTAATCATGGCATTTGTTATTTTCTTAATGGTAAAATTTGTAAATAAATTAAGAAAACCCGCATCAGAAGCAGTTGAAGAAGTTACTGAGGTTATACCGACAAAAGAGGAAACATTATTAGCTGAAATTAGAGATATTTTAAAAAATAAATAA
- a CDS encoding PH domain-containing protein encodes MRTLKDIKTMLAKCGAAIWGTKKEVKELPNIIGDDEIITYATSGVYDGHTWLVISTNKRIIFLDKGMLFGVNQIEVPLSKVNSIKYRKRFFLGEIEIWDGASMIKVTNILKRTLIPFVNAVNDSIEEFEKLQKPLNQSSVADEIIKFKKLMDEGVITQEEFSKKKNELLK; translated from the coding sequence ATGAGAACTTTGAAGGATATAAAAACAATGTTGGCAAAATGTGGGGCGGCGATTTGGGGAACGAAGAAGGAAGTAAAAGAGCTTCCAAATATTATTGGTGATGACGAAATTATTACCTATGCTACTTCAGGTGTTTATGATGGACATACATGGCTAGTTATTTCAACTAATAAAAGAATTATTTTTCTGGATAAGGGAATGCTTTTTGGTGTAAATCAGATTGAAGTGCCACTTAGCAAGGTAAATTCAATAAAGTATAGAAAAAGATTTTTTCTTGGGGAAATAGAAATATGGGACGGGGCTTCAATGATTAAAGTGACAAACATATTAAAAAGAACGCTTATTCCATTTGTAAATGCTGTAAATGATTCGATAGAGGAGTTTGAAAAATTGCAAAAGCCGTTAAACCAGTCTTCAGTGGCTGATGAGATAATAAAATTTAAAAAGCTGATGGATGAAGGCGTTATTACACAGGAGGAATTTAGTAAAAAAAAGAATGAACTTTTGAAATAA